One Silurus meridionalis isolate SWU-2019-XX chromosome 10, ASM1480568v1, whole genome shotgun sequence genomic window carries:
- the fem1b gene encoding protein fem-1 homolog B has protein sequence MESLAGYVYKAASEGRVLTLAALLLNHTAAETRYLLNYITQLAGQRSTPLIIAARNGHDKVVRLLLDHYRVDTEQTGTVRFDGYVIDGATALWCAAGAGHFEVVRLLVSHNANVNHTTLTNSTPLRAACFDGRLDIVRYLVEHDADISIANKYDNTCLMIAAYKGHVDVVRFLLERSTDPNAKAHCGATALHFAAEAGHLEIVKELVRCQAAMVVNGHGMTPLKVAAESCKADVVELLLSHADCDPLSRIEALELLGASFANDRENYDILKTYHYLYLAMLERYRDPERIIAKQLPPPIEAYGGRMECRTPQDLEAIRQDRDAMHMEGLMVRERILGSDNVDVSHPIIYRGAVYADNMEFEQCIKLWLHALHLRQRSNRNTHKDLLRFAQVFSQMVHLKEPVLAVDVEQVLCCSVLEIRRSMARLEPASEAERPACTDNYESNIFTFLYLVCISTKTQCDGEDRARINKQIYDVIRLDPRTREGSTLLHLAASSSTPVDDFHTNDVCSFPNAQVTKILLDCGAQVNCVDNEGNSPLHLIVQYNRPISDFLTLHAIIISLVEAGAHTDMTNKQKKTPLEKSTTGVSEILLKTQMKMSLKCLAARAVRQHRILYRDQIPKSLEEFVEFH, from the exons ATGGAGTCGTTGGCAGGTTACGTTTATAAAGCGGCCAGTGAAGGCAGAGTCCTGACCCTCGCTGCCCTATTACTCAACCATACTGCTGCTGAGACTCGGTACCTGTTAAACTACATCACACAGTTGGCTGGCCAACGCTCGACCCCTCTGATCATAGCAGCACGGAATGGCCACGACAAAGTGGTCCGCCTTCTTCTGGATCACTACCGAGTGGACACCGAACAGACCGGGACGGTCAGGTTTGACGG GTACGTGATCGACGGAGCTACGGCGCTCTGGTGCGCGGCAGGCGCCGGCCACTTCGAGGTCGTGCGTCTCCTCGTGTCTCACAATGCCAACGTCAACCACACCACCCTGACCAATTCCACCCCTCTCAGGGCGGCTTGCTTCGACGGGCGGCTGGACATCGTGCGCTACCTGGTGGAGCATGACGCCGACATCAGCATTGCCAACAAATACGACAACACCTGCCTGATGATAGCTGCTTACAAGGGACACGTAGACGTGGTGCGATTTTTGCTAGAGCGGAGCACCGACCCGAACGCAAAGGCCCATTGCGGCGCCACGGCGCTGCACTTCGCCGCTGAGGCGGGCCATCTGGAGATCGTGAAGGAGCTGGTGCGCTGTCAGGCAGCCATGGTGGTGAACGGACACGGAATGACACCGCTCAAAGTGGCGGCGGAAAGCTGCAAGGCGGACGTCGTGGAACTGCTTCTCTCGCATGCCGATTGCGACCCTCTCAGCCGGATCGAAGCTTTAGAACTGCTCGGAGCTTCGTTCGCTAATGACCGCGAGAATTATGACATCCTTAAAACGTACCATTACTTGTATCTGGCCATGCTGGAGCGCTACCGCGACCCTGAGAGGATTATTGCCAAACAGCTCCCGCCACCCATAGAAGCTTACGGCGGTCGCATGGAGTGTAGGACCCCTCAGGATCTGGAAGCCATCAGGCAGGACCGCGACGCGATGCACATGGAAGGTCTGATGGTCCGTGAGCGCATCTTGGGATCGGACAACGTCGATGTTTCGCATCCCATCATATACCGCGGTGCCGTCTATGCTGACAACATGGAGTTCGAGCAATGCATTAAGCTGTGGCTACATGCTCTGCACCTGCGCCAGCGAAGCAACCGCAACACACACAAGGACCTTTTGCGTTTTGCACAAGTTTTTTCACAGATGGTGCACCTGAAGGAGCCAGTTCTGGCAGTTGACGTTGAGCAGGTGTTGTGCTGCAGCGTCTTGGAGATCCGTCGCAGCATGGCGCGCTTGGAACCCGCCTCCGAGGCCGAGCGTCCGGCTTGCACGGACAACTACGAGtccaacatttttacttttttgtaccTGGTGTGCATCTCCACCAAGACGCAGTGCGACGGCGAGGACCGCGCGCGCATTAACAAGCAGATTTACGACGTGATTCGACTCGACCCGCGCACCCGAGAAGGCTCGACGCTGCTCCACCTGGCCGCCAGCTCCAGCACTCCCGTGGACGATTTCCACACGAACGACGTGTGCAGCTTCCCCAACGCACAAGTCACCAAGATACTGCTGGACTGCGGGGCGCAGGTGAACTGCGTGGACAATGAAGGAAACAGCCCCCTGCATCTCATAGTGCAGTACAATCGGCCCATCAGCGACTTCCTCACTCTGCATGCCATCATCATCAGCCTGGTGGAGGCTGGCGCTCACACAGACATGACCAACAAGCAGAAGAAGACACCACTGGAGAAGAGCACCACGGGGGTCTCGGAGATCCTCCTAAAAACGCAAATGAAAATGAGTCTAAAGTGCCTGGCTGCTCGGGCCGTCCGACAGCATCGCATCCTCTACCGAGATCAGATTCCTAAAAGCCTGGAGGAGTTTGTTGAGTTTCACTAA
- the rxfp3.3b gene encoding relaxin-3 receptor 1: protein MEDYVNVNFSNFSHLENFGSTGGSPALRFLISLVYSFVCAVGLVGNLLVFFLMRSRQGRRSSTINLFILNLAATDFQFVLVLPFWAVDTARDFSWPFGHVMCKVVLSVTVMNMYASVFFLTAMSITRYWAVRSALKDRGRPCACSGRLVSALLWLLATVATAPTMVFSAQKDVYGESLCLMSFPGGDRWLAVYHLQKVFIGFVFPMFIVCVCYVLLLRYLRLRSMNNHFHRRTSRVTRSVTVVVLSFFICWIPNQALTLWGVLVKLDVVHFDQDYYMVQTYIFPVTACLAHANSCLNPVLYCLTRREFRKMLKDLFWRISSPSMANSCQIRPFSGSGKGEPDDSQAVIPLNIVESEQYRLSLFNAQ, encoded by the coding sequence ATGGAAGACTATGTGAATGTGAACTTCTCCAACTTTTCCCATCTGGAGAACTTCGGCTCTACGGGGGGATCACCGGCGCTGCGCTTCTTGATCTCGCTCGTGTACTCGTTCGTGTGCGCCGTGGGCCTGGTGGGCAACCTGCTGGTGTTCTTCCTGATGAGATCGCGGCAAGGACGGAGGTCGTCCACGATCAACCTGTTCATCCTGAACCTGGCGGCTACGGACTTTCAGTTCGTGCTGGTGTTGCCCTTCTGGGCCGTGGACACCGCGCGCGACTTCAGCTGGCCCTTCGGCCACGTCATGTGCAAGGTGGTGCTCTCGGTCACGGTGATGAACATGTACGCGAGCGTGTTCTTCCTCACGGCGATGAGCATCACGCGTTACTGGGCCGTGAGGTCGGCGCTGAAGGACCGCGGGCGGCCGTGCGCGTGCTCGGGCCGCCTGGTGAGCGCGCTGCTCTGGCTCCTCGCCACCGTCGCCACCGCGCCCACCATGGTCTTCTCCGCGCAAAAGGACGTGTACGGCGAAAGCCTGTGCCTGATGAGCTTCCCCGGCGGGGACCGCTGGCTCGCCGTGTACCACCTGCAAAAAGTTTTTATCGGCTTCGTCTTCCCCATGTTCATCGTCTGCGTGTGTTACGTGCTGCTCCTGCGTTACCTGCGCCTCCGCAGCATGAACAACCACTTTCACAGGCGAACATCCAGGGTCACTCGATCGGTCACCGTGGTCGTGCTATCATTTTTCATCTGCTGGATACCGAACCAAGCCTTGACCCTCTGGGGCGTACTGGTCAAGCTGGACGTTGTGCACTTTGACCAAGACTACTACATGGTCCAAACGTACATTTTCCCAGTGACTGCTTGCTTGGCGCACGCCAACAGTTGCTTGAATCCGGTTCTGTACTGCCTCACGAGAAGGGAGTTCAGGAAGATGCTCAAAGACTTGTTTTGGAGGATTTCCTCTCCATCCATGGCCAACAGCTGCCAAATTCGCCCGTTTTCCGGTAGTGGTAAAGGAGAGCCTGATGATAGTCAGGCAGTCATTCCACTCAATATAGTAGAAAGCGAGCAGTATAGACTGTCTCTGTTTAATGCTCAGTGA